From the Clarias gariepinus isolate MV-2021 ecotype Netherlands chromosome 3, CGAR_prim_01v2, whole genome shotgun sequence genome, one window contains:
- the si:dkeyp-113d7.1 gene encoding zinc finger protein 300 produces the protein MDEVGTECIALGLNALASECMSPALEPLRAECVTPTLAMLNTLSSEIAEPTAMLPCVKSDPDLELVPIRTVDVSQIQPLSTAELGSEHVRMEISGLEYIKSDLHSFHGAELDSYKSSYDAFDYVSHDNLDYIKSDQSSDLQCYYAMELEASRYEYDSTFASEKSETSDTAESNILESIRMAELRTELNKLRPDTIIEFSSAHMYDMHSANANTNTTSADTAKAKTQPRKPRNPTGEKPFSCTQCGKNFSTLGNLKTHQRIHTGERPYSCSQCGKSFGQAGNLKRHQLIHTGQKPYNCSFCPKGFTKADDLRSHQRIHTGEKPFTCDECGKAFFHSKELKTHRLVHTGERPFSCQQCGKAFTKEVSFRNHQQSHTGEKPYNCVQCGKSFGNSGVLKTHEKIHSGEKPFQCTQCGKSFGRLGHLKAHQQIHTGEKPYSCSQCGKCFSQSGHLKAHEQIHKREKAQ, from the coding sequence ATGGATGAGGTGGGGACGGAGTGTATCGCGCTGGGCCTGAACGCTCTGGCCTCGGAGTGTATGTCTCCCGCTCTGGAGCCGCTGCGTGCCGAGTGTGTGACGCCAACACTCGCCATGCTAAACACGCTTAGTTCGGAGATTGCAGAGCCGACCGCCATGTTGCCCTGTGTAAAGAGCGACCCCGATTTGGAGCTGGTACCGATCCGCACCGTGGACGTATCCCAGATCCAACCTCTGAGTACCGCAGAGCTGGGATCGGAACACGTCAGGATGGAGATCAGCGGCCTGGAGTACATCAAGTCAGATTTGCACTCCTTCCACGGAGCCGAGTTAGACTCGTATAAGTCGAGTTACGATGCCTTTGACTACGTGTCACATGACAACCTGGACTACATCAAGTCGGACCAGAGTTCTGACCTGCAGTGTTACTATGCAATGGAACTTGAGGCTAGCCGGTACGAATACGACTCAACATTTGCATCCGAGAAATCAGAGACATCGGATACGGCGGAGTCAAATATTCTCGAGTCCATCCGCATGGCGGAGCTCCGCACTGAGCTCAACAAGCTCCGTCCTGATACTATTATCGAGTTTTCGTCCGCTCACATGTATGACATGCATTCTGCaaatgcaaacacaaacaccacGAGTGCAGACACTGCAAAAGCAAAAACGCAACCACGCAAACCTCGCAACCCGACAGGCGAAAAGCCATTCTCCTGCACTCAATGCGGAAAGAACTTCAGCACTCTGGGAAACCTGAAGACGCACCAGCGGATCCACACAGGCGAGCGGCCATACTCCTGCTCGCAGTGCGGCAAGAGCTTCGGTCAAGCAGGCAACCTGAAGCGGCACCAGCTGATACACACGGGTCAGAAACCCTACAATTGCAGCTTCTGCCCCAAAGGCTTCACCAAGGCAGATGATCTACGCTCGCACCAGCGAATCCACACAGGCGAGAAGCCGTTCACCTGCGACGAGTGCGGAAAGGCGTTCTTCCACTCCAAGGAACTAAAGACACACCGTCTGGTACACACGGGCGAGCGGCCGTTCTCCTGCCAGCAATGTGGCAAGGCGTTCACGAAAGAGGTCAGCTTCCGTAACCACCAGCAGAGCCACACGGGCGAGAAGCCATATAACTGCGTGCAGTGTGGAAAGAGCTTTGGGAACTCGGGTGTGCTCAAGACTCATGAGAAGATCCATAGTGGGGAGAAGCCGTTTCAATGCACGCAGTGCGGCAAGAGCTTCGGCCGCCTCGGACACTTAAAGGCACACCAGCAGATCCACACGGGTGAGAAGCCGTACTCGTGCTCGCAGTGTGGCAAGTGCTTCAGCCAGTCAGGTCACCTTAAAGCACACGAACAGATCCATAAACGAGAGAAAGCGCAATAA
- the LOC128519210 gene encoding keratin, type I cytoskeletal 13-like — protein sequence MATFFSSSSMSGRSSGLRRSSSVRRAASVFGGAGSSGVQISSASFSYSSMGSDDSALIGNEKMTMQNLNDRLATYLAKVRTLEKANADLELKIRQFLEGKASPKARDYSAYFATISDLQGKIYVATQAKGGVHLKLDNLRLAIDDFRTKYEHEMEMRKTVEADVAGLKRLLDDFKLSKQDLTLQLEGLKEELAFLKKNHEEDMAAARQQMSGQVHVEVDAAPQEDLMKVLTEMREHYEALTAKIQRDAENWFKSSSEVLKQEVVTHTESLQTSKSEMKDLKSRLQALQIELQSQQSMKASLESTLNETKSRYAMRMAGYQTQVVNYEEQLVQLRADLERQSQEYQILLDIKTRLEKEIEEYRRLLDGEATKTKAVSSSSSSSSSSSKTNTITSGSSSSSTTTTSRTKVITVLEEVVDGKVVSSTTSSSYVTK from the exons ATGGCAACGTTCTTCTCCAGCTCCTCTATGTCAGGTAGATCCTCTGGGTTGAGACGAAGCTCAAGTGTGCGTCGTGCAGCCAGTGTTTTCGGGGGAGCGGGAAGTTCAGGGGTGCAAATCTCGTCTGCATCCTTCAGCTACAGCTCCATGGGCTCGGATGACTCTGCTTTAATCGGCAATGAGAAGATGACAATGCAGAACCTGAACGACCGTCTGGCCACCTACTTGGCAAAGGTACGCACTCTGGAGAAGGCCAATGCTGATCTGGAGCTCAAGATCCGCCAGTTCCTTGAAGGCAAGGCCTCGCCCAAGGCCCGAGACTACTCTGCCTATTTTGCCACCATCAGTGACCTGCAGGGCAAG ATTTACGTAGCAACCCAAGCGAAGGGAGGAGTGCACCTCAAACTGGACAACTTACGTTTGGCCATAGACGACTTCAGAACTAA GTATGAGCACGAGATGGAGATGCGTAAGACAGTGGAGGCTGATGTCGCCGGGCTGAAACGGCTCCTGGACGATTTCAAGTTGTCCAAGCAGGACCTGACCCTGCAGCTGGAAGGCTTGAAAGAGGAACTCGCCTTCCTCAAAAAGAACCATGAGGAG GACATGGCGGCAGCGCGTCAACAGATGAGCGGGCAGGTTCATGTGGAGGTCGACGCCGCGCCTCAAGAGGATCTCATGAAAGTCTTAACAGAAATGCGTGAACATTATGAAGCACTCACCGCAAAAATCCAGAGAGACGCAGAAAACTGGTTCAAATCTTCG tCAGAGGTTCTGAAACAGGAGGTGGTGACTCATACAGAGAGCCTGCAGACATCTAAAAGCGAAATGAAAGACCTGAAATCCCGTCTGCAGGCTTTGCAGATTGAGTTGCAGTCCCAGCAGTCCATG AAAGCATCATTGGAGAGCACGCTGAACGAAACTAAATCACGGTATGCCATGCGCATGGCTGGGTACCAGACACAG GTGGTAAATTATGAGGAGCAGCTGGTGCAGCTTCGTGCTGATCTCGAGCGTCAATCCCAGGAGTATCAGATACTTCTGGACATCAAGACCAGACTTGAGAAGGAGATCGAAGAGTACAGGAGACTGTTGGATGGAGAAGCGACCAA GACTAAGGCTGtatccagcagcagcagcagcagcagcagcagcagcaaaacCAACACCATTACCAGTGgcagtagcagcagcagcaccacTACCACTTCCAGGACTAAGGTGATCACGGTGCTGGAAGAGGTGGTGGACGGGAAGGTGGTCTCCTCCACAACCTCTTCATCCTACGTAACCAAATAA
- the LOC128519208 gene encoding keratin, type I cytoskeletal 13-like, which translates to MASSSITSRTLSFRRGFQGGSIQAGGGIGLSGGQIFQASKGAISGAYRSGLGLGVGLGSGIGASSAAGFFGSGLGRRVGFGVGGIFGGGAVFAGDPEFAGDARFGGGGFRSHAGFVGEEAVGILGNEKFTLRILNDRLASYLKKVQLLERTNAELELKISQFVGSRTSPAERDFSDSLTIIDDLHDKILGTLQVKSVIFLTLDNVNLSTDDFRIKYENELALRQTLEADVAGLKRLLNDINLSIGELTLHIDTLIGEMTYLKRSHEEKMVNTRSRMSGQIHVAVEAPPQQELTSVLEDIRDHYETVTAKNQRELESWFKSKVVTVGTVLPAIIPPQTELSAEKTTVQSLEVELQSVTAMKASLVEQLSETENFYAAQLSGFQLQVTNMEELLLQLRADLERQGYDYQILLDLKTRLEREITDYRRLLDIGVHIGFSSDFSTTSKISTTRFLKVEKTCEGSKGKENLETTK; encoded by the exons ATGGCAAGCAGTAGCATTACATCAAGGACCTTATCTTTCAGGAGAGGATTCCAGGGCGGCAGCATACAGGCTGGAGGAGGAATAGGACTCTCTGGGGGTCAAATCTTCCAAGCCTCTAAAGGAGCCATTAGTGGAGCTTATAGATCTGGTTTAGGTCTTGGTGTAGGTCTTGGTTCAGGGATTGGAGCAAGCTCTGCTGCAGGTTTTTTTGGTAGTGGGCTTGGAAGACGTGTTGGGTTTGGAGTTGGTGGTATTTTTGGAGGTGGTGCAGTGTTTGCAGGTGATCCAGAGTTTGCAGGTGATGCAAGATTTGGAGGTGGTGGGTTTAGAAGTCATGCAGGGTTTGTAGGTGAAGAGGCTGTTGGTATCCTTGGCAATGAGAAGTTCACCCTAAGAATCCTTAATGACCGTTTGGCCTCCTACCTGAAAAAGGTGCAATTGTTGGAAAGGACCAATGCAGAGCTTGAGCTGAAGATCAGTCAATTTGTTGGGAGCAGGACCTCACCTGCTGAACGGGACTTCTCTGACTCTTTGACTATCATTGATGATCTCCATGACAAA ATTCTGGGAACTCTCCAGGTGAAAAGTGTCATCTTTCTCACCCTTGACAATGTCAACTTGTCTACGGATGATTTCAGGATTAA GTATGAGAACGAGTTGGCCCTTCGTCAGACACTTGAGGCTGATGTTGCTGGGCTGAAAAGGCTGCTAAACGATATCAACCTGAGCATAGGAGAGCTCACTCTGCATATCGACACGCTGATTGGTGAGATGACCTACCTTAAGAGGAGCCATGAGGAG AAAATGGTGAATACACGTAGCCGGATGAGCGGACAGATTCATGTAGCGGTGGAGGCCCCACCCCAGCAGGAGCTCACCAGTGTCCTGGAAGACATCCGTGATCACTACGAGACCGTCACTGCCAAGAACCAGAGAGAACTTGAGAGCTGGTTCAAGAGCAAG GTGGTGACTGTTGGAACTGTATTGCCCGCAATAATACCACCCCAAACAGAACTGAGTGCAGAGAAGACCACAGTGCAGTCTCTGGAAGTTGAGCTCCAGTCTGTTACGGCCATG AAAGCATCCTTGGTGGAACAACTTTCAGAGACAGAGAATTTCTATGCAGCACAGCTGTCAGGATTCCAACTGCAG GTAACAAATATGGAGGAACTGCTGCTGCAGCTTCGCGCTGATCTCGAGCGTCAAGGTTATGATTATCAGATCCTATTAGACCTCAAGACCAGATTGGAGAGGGAGATCACTGACTACAGGAGACTGCTGGACATAGGAGTCcatatagg TTTCTCCAGTGACTTCAGTACTACCAGCAAGATCTCCACTACTAGATTCTTAAAGGTAGAGAAGACGTGTGAAGGATCAAAAGGCAAGGAAAACTTGGAAACAACTAAATAA